A section of the Streptomyces xinghaiensis S187 genome encodes:
- a CDS encoding putative baseplate assembly protein: MTIEPTDTTTTGRGGRGCADGCGCGGHDERRPAASPHNPPGRSALDYRVGEYGSFLAAMLDRLASPAYPALRRLTVRTPDDPAIALLDAWAVLGDLLTFHSERIADEGYLRTAREQRSLALLGRLVGHRPRPGIAADTHLAYTVDRDPRLGEDIPVLIPRGARSHSVPAVSREEPHTFETDEELTARRSWNELAVRRRRPALLTADDLAQRSELYVAGTDTGLHVGDRLLFLFGGGGAPGAGQRLLLPVARLRVDREDGVTAVALPKSAPPSLFELLTELRQWITEPEGPGDPEEPAEPSPEHPNPRPVSRLVDDFDAQVLAPLRDDLDGVTTPEEFAHRLAEPLDRLAEAEIIARPYEHVAAWFERLAAVVAELRERAIDLGPSRTAAEDAAFDGRVLETETQAETQAGTQAGTETTAGAGSTGTAPVGTQGPRNTQSTQSTQNPQTAPGPQAPAALRTLGALLPALRSSRSVRPPTAARTAARDPRRLFGAESGIATRLLTALDSRLDGGELHAAWRRATPAATATGTAAAVPVPGPALLRDLLAMRVTAAPFGAAAPLKPVQDERGRIIRQSDWPLTGSALTTMRVVFDTAGKVPVKAEFVHAQLDASWQRSENLPNELTFDLGPGTVVLSAQSPQEQESGRTGRRAAAAEPAEPGVTAQLLADLPERTLFVSRPAEDGTIHVSVADGGSHDWRLAPGERRQETVGGYEIYARRSTASEQHSVEIGIATVPSAPNRHVLPLDTVHDSLTVGSWVAVDRPRKGTPDEIPGDKALRCVITRVTAVRTVAYANYGITGRGTELTLADPWLDDQDVLLSHIRDTTVHAGGEPLRMADEPLGEDVHGNEIELDDLHDGLTPGRRVVVTGERSDIPGVAGLRATELAVIAGVEQRLDPELPGDHVHTVLTLTADLAHRYDRDTVRVLGNVVPASHGESRDEPVGSGDTTRPNQTFTLWRAPLAWLPSDNALGAVPALEVRVDGLLWHRVDSLAGRGPRERVYVLGAGADGRPTVTFGDGVNGARLPTGHDNVRARYRHGTEGPGGTEVPANLPAGRVTQAVTRPLGVTGVTNPLPATGGAAGDGPGLTRRTIPLAVSALDRLVSVPDYADFARSRAGVGRAAARELFDGRRRVVQVTVAGVDDVPLGPDSDTLRALRSALAEHGDARLPVRVDVRELVVLLLAARVKVAPDHSFETVEPRLRQALLRRLGYPGRELGQPALLSEVLATAHTVPGVEYLDVDVFTGVPVTGGPDGLVPPADLDGPRPVVPARHAEFDETTYRVTAEGGETLTEVAARHGITLTELLRLNPDIGSVRRLPRGRSVLVFRGVRPAQLALLSPEVPDTLILTEVTR, encoded by the coding sequence GTGACCATCGAACCGACCGACACGACCACCACGGGCCGCGGCGGCCGCGGCTGCGCCGACGGCTGCGGATGCGGCGGCCACGACGAGCGCCGCCCAGCGGCCTCCCCGCACAACCCGCCGGGCCGCTCGGCCCTCGACTACCGCGTCGGCGAGTACGGCTCCTTCCTGGCCGCCATGCTCGACCGGCTCGCCTCACCCGCCTATCCGGCGCTGCGCCGGCTGACCGTGCGGACCCCGGACGATCCGGCGATCGCCCTGCTGGACGCCTGGGCCGTCCTCGGCGACCTGCTGACGTTCCACTCCGAACGGATCGCCGACGAGGGCTATCTGCGCACCGCCCGCGAGCAGCGCTCCCTGGCGCTGCTGGGCCGGCTCGTGGGCCACCGCCCGCGGCCCGGGATCGCCGCGGACACGCATCTCGCGTACACGGTGGACCGCGATCCGCGCTTGGGGGAGGACATCCCCGTGCTGATCCCGCGCGGGGCGCGCAGCCACAGCGTTCCCGCCGTGTCGCGGGAGGAGCCGCACACCTTCGAGACGGACGAGGAGCTGACCGCCCGCCGGTCCTGGAACGAGCTGGCGGTGCGGCGCCGCCGCCCGGCCCTGCTGACCGCGGACGATCTGGCCCAGCGGTCCGAGCTGTACGTCGCGGGGACGGACACCGGTCTGCATGTCGGCGACCGGCTGCTGTTCCTCTTCGGCGGGGGCGGGGCGCCCGGCGCCGGACAGCGGCTGCTGCTGCCGGTGGCGCGGCTGCGCGTCGACCGCGAGGACGGCGTGACGGCGGTCGCCCTGCCGAAGTCGGCGCCGCCGAGCCTGTTCGAGCTGCTGACCGAACTCCGGCAGTGGATCACGGAACCGGAGGGCCCGGGGGACCCGGAGGAGCCGGCGGAGCCGAGCCCGGAGCACCCGAATCCGCGTCCGGTCAGCCGTCTGGTCGACGACTTCGACGCGCAGGTGCTGGCTCCGCTCCGGGACGACCTGGACGGCGTCACCACGCCCGAGGAGTTCGCGCACCGGCTGGCGGAACCCCTGGACCGGCTGGCGGAGGCGGAGATCATCGCCCGGCCGTACGAACACGTCGCCGCCTGGTTCGAACGGCTGGCGGCCGTGGTGGCCGAACTGCGGGAACGGGCGATCGACCTGGGCCCGAGCCGCACGGCCGCCGAGGACGCGGCGTTCGACGGACGCGTCCTGGAGACGGAGACACAGGCGGAGACACAGGCCGGGACGCAGGCCGGGACGGAGACAACGGCCGGCGCGGGCAGCACCGGGACCGCGCCCGTCGGCACACAGGGCCCCCGGAACACGCAGAGCACGCAGAGCACCCAGAACCCGCAGACGGCACCGGGCCCGCAGGCCCCGGCCGCCCTCCGCACCCTCGGCGCGCTGCTCCCCGCTCTCCGCTCCTCCCGCTCCGTCCGCCCGCCGACGGCGGCCCGCACCGCGGCGCGGGACCCGCGGCGCCTCTTCGGCGCGGAGTCGGGGATCGCCACCCGGCTGCTGACCGCCCTGGACTCGCGGCTGGACGGGGGCGAGCTGCACGCGGCCTGGCGCCGCGCCACTCCGGCGGCCACCGCCACCGGCACGGCGGCCGCCGTGCCCGTGCCCGGCCCCGCCCTCCTGCGCGATCTGCTGGCGATGCGGGTGACGGCCGCGCCGTTCGGGGCCGCGGCCCCGCTCAAGCCCGTGCAGGACGAGCGCGGCCGGATCATCCGGCAGTCCGACTGGCCGCTGACCGGCTCGGCGCTGACCACCATGCGGGTCGTGTTCGACACGGCCGGGAAGGTGCCCGTGAAGGCCGAGTTCGTCCACGCCCAGCTGGACGCCTCCTGGCAGCGCAGCGAGAACCTCCCGAACGAGCTGACGTTCGACCTCGGCCCCGGCACGGTCGTCCTCTCCGCCCAGAGCCCGCAGGAGCAGGAGAGCGGCCGCACCGGCAGGCGGGCGGCGGCCGCGGAGCCCGCGGAGCCGGGCGTGACCGCGCAGTTGCTGGCGGATCTGCCGGAGCGGACGCTGTTCGTGTCCCGGCCGGCCGAGGACGGCACCATCCATGTGTCCGTCGCGGACGGCGGCAGCCACGACTGGCGGCTGGCTCCCGGTGAGCGCCGGCAGGAGACCGTCGGCGGCTACGAGATCTACGCCCGCCGTTCGACGGCCAGCGAGCAGCACAGCGTCGAGATCGGCATCGCCACCGTCCCCTCGGCTCCCAACCGCCACGTCCTGCCGCTCGACACCGTGCACGACTCGCTCACGGTCGGCAGCTGGGTCGCCGTCGACCGCCCCCGCAAGGGCACCCCGGACGAGATCCCCGGCGACAAGGCGCTCCGCTGCGTCATCACCCGGGTCACCGCCGTGCGCACCGTCGCGTACGCCAACTACGGGATCACCGGGCGAGGCACCGAGCTCACCCTCGCCGACCCCTGGCTGGACGACCAGGACGTGCTGCTCTCGCACATCCGGGACACCACGGTGCACGCGGGCGGCGAGCCGCTGCGGATGGCCGACGAGCCGCTGGGCGAGGACGTGCACGGCAACGAAATCGAACTCGACGATCTGCACGACGGGCTGACGCCCGGCCGCCGTGTCGTCGTCACCGGCGAGCGCAGCGACATCCCCGGTGTCGCCGGGCTGCGCGCCACCGAGCTCGCCGTGATCGCCGGCGTCGAACAGCGGCTCGACCCGGAGCTGCCCGGCGACCACGTCCACACGGTGCTGACGCTCACCGCCGATCTGGCCCACCGCTACGACCGCGACACCGTCCGCGTGCTGGGCAACGTCGTGCCCGCCTCGCACGGCGAGAGCCGTGACGAGCCCGTCGGCAGCGGTGACACCACCCGCCCCAACCAGACGTTCACGCTCTGGCGCGCCCCGCTCGCCTGGCTCCCCTCGGACAACGCGCTGGGCGCCGTACCGGCGCTGGAGGTGCGGGTGGACGGGCTGCTGTGGCACCGGGTGGACAGCCTCGCCGGACGCGGCCCCCGCGAACGGGTCTACGTGCTGGGCGCCGGCGCGGACGGCCGTCCCACGGTGACCTTCGGCGACGGTGTGAACGGCGCGCGGCTGCCCACCGGGCACGACAACGTCCGCGCACGCTACCGCCACGGCACGGAGGGGCCGGGCGGCACGGAGGTCCCGGCCAACCTCCCGGCGGGCCGCGTCACCCAGGCCGTCACCCGCCCCCTGGGCGTCACCGGCGTCACCAACCCGCTGCCCGCGACCGGCGGCGCGGCGGGCGACGGCCCGGGCCTCACCCGCCGCACCATCCCCCTCGCGGTCTCCGCGCTGGACCGGCTGGTGTCCGTGCCCGACTACGCGGACTTCGCCCGCTCCCGGGCCGGCGTCGGCCGGGCCGCGGCCCGCGAACTCTTCGACGGGCGGCGCCGGGTGGTCCAGGTGACCGTCGCCGGGGTGGACGACGTCCCCCTCGGCCCGGACTCGGACACCCTGCGGGCCCTGCGCTCGGCGCTGGCCGAACACGGTGACGCGCGGCTGCCGGTCCGCGTCGACGTGCGGGAGCTGGTGGTGCTGCTGCTCGCGGCGAGGGTGAAGGTGGCGCCGGACCACTCCTTCGAGACGGTCGAGCCCCGGCTGCGGCAGGCGCTGCTGCGCCGGCTCGGCTACCCCGGCCGCGAGCTGGGGCAGCCCGCGCTGCTCTCCGAGGTGCTGGCCACGGCCCACACCGTGCCCGGTGTCGAGTACCTGGACGTGGACGTCTTCACCGGGGTCCCCGTCACCGGCGGCCCGGACGGGCTGGTGCCGCCCGCGGACCTCGACGGGCCGCGGCCCGTGGTGCCCGCCCGGCACGCCGAGTTCGACGAGACGACGTACCGGGTGACGGCCGAGGGCGGCGAGACCCTCACCGAGGTCGCCGCCCGCCACGGCATCACCCTGACCGAACTGCTGCGCCTCAACCCGGACATCGGCAGCGTCCGGCGGCTGCCGCGGGGCCGCTCGGTGCTCGTCTTCCGCGGCGTGCGCCCCGCCCAGCTGGCGCTGCTGTCACCCGAGGTCCCGGACACGCTGATTCTTACGGAGGTCACCCGATGA
- a CDS encoding DUF6519 domain-containing protein: MYADISRSTFRPDRHYSAVIAQQGRVQLDADANEQAAIQLRLARTTAHDLIGPDGGPDGAAGFAVDRLTGSRDLDDLTIGGGRYYVDGILCDADRPGPGDAVGDDPDGDGADGGGTAEPEPPATWTYWDQPDAFRDPERPEDRLPGRYPYLMYLKVWERSVTAAEDPELREVALGAALPDTAARTKVVWQVLPLEGSALGLGEDPDKPAVREAFRVWAENERSGRPRLAARSERPARADEDPCLTAPDARYRGPENQLYRVEVHEGGAAGEATYKWSRENGSVVFPVDGLDGTWVELASLGSDDKLDLNVGDWVEFADTAYTSRGEPLPLLRVEELDLPGRRVRLSGEPDPRVGRRPELHPFLRRWDQKESSARGRKGAAGRFRGGAARVEEGRWLPLEDGVEVYFEAGGGRYRPGDHWIVPARTATGSVEWPVNAARRPLLRPPAGITAHYAPLAWVTGEGTIADLRMVFGPLGVPVPPASEAELAAEARAEAEAKAAEEAEDAQDAETEAARAGAGGGEQSASSGASGSSGGSGSGTRATARRRRASSASAPDEGSGEEGGEAAKS; the protein is encoded by the coding sequence ATGTACGCAGACATCTCCCGCTCCACCTTCCGCCCGGACCGCCACTACTCGGCCGTGATCGCCCAGCAGGGACGGGTCCAGCTCGACGCCGACGCCAACGAACAGGCGGCCATCCAGCTGCGGTTGGCCCGCACCACCGCCCACGACCTGATCGGCCCGGACGGCGGCCCGGACGGAGCCGCCGGTTTCGCCGTGGACCGGCTGACCGGCAGCCGCGATCTGGACGACCTGACGATCGGCGGCGGCCGCTACTACGTCGACGGCATCCTCTGCGACGCCGACCGCCCCGGGCCGGGCGACGCCGTCGGGGACGACCCGGACGGGGACGGCGCGGACGGCGGCGGGACGGCGGAGCCGGAACCGCCCGCCACCTGGACGTACTGGGACCAGCCGGACGCCTTCCGGGACCCGGAGCGCCCGGAGGACCGGCTGCCCGGCCGCTACCCGTACCTCATGTACCTGAAGGTGTGGGAACGCTCGGTGACCGCGGCCGAGGACCCGGAGCTGCGCGAGGTCGCCCTCGGCGCGGCCCTGCCGGACACCGCGGCCCGCACCAAGGTCGTCTGGCAGGTGCTGCCGCTGGAGGGCTCGGCGCTGGGCCTGGGCGAGGACCCGGACAAGCCGGCCGTCCGGGAGGCCTTCCGCGTCTGGGCCGAGAACGAGCGGTCCGGCCGCCCCCGGCTGGCGGCCCGCAGCGAGCGGCCGGCCCGGGCGGACGAGGACCCCTGCCTCACCGCGCCGGACGCCCGCTACCGGGGACCGGAGAACCAGCTCTACCGGGTGGAGGTCCACGAGGGCGGCGCGGCGGGCGAGGCGACGTACAAGTGGTCCCGGGAGAACGGCTCCGTGGTCTTCCCCGTCGACGGACTCGACGGCACCTGGGTGGAACTGGCCTCCCTGGGCAGCGACGACAAGCTGGACCTGAACGTGGGCGACTGGGTCGAGTTCGCCGACACCGCCTACACCAGCCGCGGCGAACCGCTGCCGCTGCTGCGGGTGGAGGAACTGGACCTGCCGGGGCGCCGGGTGCGGCTGTCCGGTGAACCGGACCCCCGCGTGGGGCGGCGGCCGGAGCTCCACCCGTTCCTGCGCCGCTGGGACCAGAAGGAGAGCTCCGCGCGGGGCCGGAAGGGCGCGGCGGGACGCTTCCGCGGCGGCGCGGCCCGCGTCGAGGAGGGCCGCTGGCTGCCGCTGGAGGACGGCGTCGAGGTGTACTTCGAGGCCGGCGGCGGCCGGTACCGGCCCGGCGACCACTGGATCGTCCCGGCCCGCACGGCCACGGGCTCGGTGGAGTGGCCGGTCAACGCGGCGCGCAGGCCGCTGCTGCGGCCGCCCGCCGGCATCACGGCGCACTACGCGCCGCTGGCCTGGGTGACGGGCGAGGGGACGATCGCGGATCTGCGGATGGTCTTCGGGCCGCTGGGCGTCCCGGTGCCGCCGGCGAGCGAGGCCGAACTGGCGGCCGAGGCACGGGCGGAGGCGGAGGCGAAGGCCGCCGAGGAGGCGGAGGACGCCCAGGACGCGGAGACGGAGGCCGCACGGGCCGGGGCCGGTGGTGGCGAGCAGTCCGCTTCCTCCGGTGCGTCCGGCTCCTCCGGGGGCTCCGGCTCGGGCACCAGGGCCACCGCGCGCAGGCGGCGCGCGTCATCGGCATCCGCGCCGGACGAGGGAAGCGGCGAGGAGGGCGGCGAGGCGGCGAAGAGCTGA
- a CDS encoding peptidoglycan-binding protein, which yields MATPLSASRLLKALRDEGLEVREYRSWRSHNRNHKGPWGPVNGVMIHHTVTSGTDATVRLCYEGHSSLPGPLCHGVIDKKGVVHLVGNGRANHAGLGDGDVLRAVMNETALPRDNEADTDGNRRFYGFECVNLGDGKDPWPEAQKLAIEKVSAAICRAHGWTHRSVIGHLEWQPGKVDPRGFSMNTLRNRIAGRLGKKPDGPPKTSPKPPPRYEPFPGADFFRAGRNSKIITAMGKRLVAQGCGRYRVGPGPRWSEADRQSYAAWQRKLGYTGSDADGIPGATSWKQLKVPNV from the coding sequence ATGGCAACGCCCTTGAGCGCCTCCCGCCTGCTGAAGGCGCTGCGCGACGAAGGACTGGAGGTCCGGGAGTACCGCAGTTGGCGCTCGCACAACCGCAATCACAAGGGCCCCTGGGGCCCGGTCAACGGGGTGATGATCCACCACACCGTGACCTCCGGGACCGACGCCACGGTGCGGCTCTGCTACGAGGGTCACTCCTCGCTGCCGGGCCCGCTCTGCCACGGCGTCATCGACAAGAAGGGCGTGGTTCACCTGGTCGGCAACGGCCGGGCGAACCACGCCGGCCTCGGCGACGGCGACGTCCTGCGGGCTGTCATGAACGAGACAGCGCTGCCCCGGGACAACGAGGCCGACACCGACGGCAACCGCCGCTTCTACGGCTTCGAGTGCGTCAACCTCGGTGACGGCAAGGACCCGTGGCCGGAGGCGCAGAAGCTGGCGATCGAGAAGGTCTCGGCCGCGATCTGCCGCGCGCACGGCTGGACCCACCGGTCCGTGATCGGGCATCTGGAGTGGCAGCCGGGGAAGGTCGACCCCCGGGGCTTCTCGATGAACACCCTGCGGAACCGGATCGCCGGGCGGCTGGGGAAGAAGCCGGACGGACCGCCGAAGACCTCGCCGAAGCCGCCGCCGCGGTACGAGCCCTTTCCCGGCGCCGACTTCTTCCGGGCGGGCCGCAACAGCAAGATCATCACGGCGATGGGGAAGCGGCTCGTCGCCCAGGGCTGCGGACGCTACCGGGTCGGCCCGGGCCCGCGGTGGTCCGAGGCGGACCGGCAGTCCTACGCCGCCTGGCAGCGGAAGCTCGGCTACACGGGCTCCGACGCGGACGGCATCCCGGGGGCCACGAGCTGGAAGCAGCTGAAGGTCCCCAACGTCTGA
- a CDS encoding VWA domain-containing protein, protein MVLGGEGADGTGYEPSGRDAAMDRTLAALYGGAGAGPGAGGEGGGREGGLGGSAPRVARWLGDIRTYFPTSVVQVMQRDAIDRLGLSALLLEPEMLEAVEADVHLVGTLLSLHQAMPETTRTTARAVVRTVVDRLERRLAARTRATVTGALDRSARTSRPRHRDIDWDRTVRANLRNYLPEYRTVVPERLVGHGRAAHGVKKDIVLCVDQSGSMASSVVHASVFGAVLASMRSVSTRLVVFDTSVVDLTEQLDDPVDVLFGTQLGGGTDINRALAYCQSRITRPAETVVVLISDLYEGGIRDEMLGRVAAMKKSGVQFVALLALSDEGAPAYDREHAAALAALGAPAFACTPDLFPEVMAAAIEKRPLPVPEEPAAR, encoded by the coding sequence ATGGTCCTCGGCGGTGAGGGCGCCGACGGGACGGGGTACGAACCGTCCGGCCGGGACGCCGCGATGGACCGCACCCTGGCCGCCCTCTACGGCGGCGCGGGCGCGGGCCCGGGCGCCGGGGGTGAGGGCGGCGGCCGGGAGGGAGGGCTCGGCGGTTCCGCGCCGCGCGTGGCGCGCTGGCTCGGGGACATCCGCACCTACTTCCCCACCTCCGTCGTGCAGGTCATGCAGCGGGACGCGATCGACAGGCTCGGGCTCTCGGCGCTGCTGCTGGAGCCGGAGATGCTGGAGGCCGTGGAGGCGGACGTCCATCTGGTCGGCACGCTGCTGTCGCTCCACCAGGCCATGCCGGAGACGACGCGGACCACCGCGCGGGCCGTGGTCCGCACGGTGGTCGACCGGCTCGAGCGGCGGCTGGCCGCGCGGACCCGGGCCACGGTCACCGGCGCGCTCGACCGGTCCGCCCGCACCAGCCGTCCGCGCCACCGCGACATCGACTGGGACCGCACCGTCCGGGCCAACCTCCGGAACTACCTGCCGGAGTACCGCACCGTCGTACCGGAACGGCTGGTCGGCCACGGGCGCGCGGCGCACGGCGTGAAGAAGGACATCGTGCTGTGTGTGGACCAGTCCGGGTCGATGGCGTCCTCCGTGGTGCACGCCTCCGTCTTCGGCGCGGTGCTGGCCTCGATGCGCTCGGTCTCCACCCGGCTCGTCGTCTTCGACACCTCGGTCGTGGACCTCACCGAGCAGCTGGACGATCCGGTGGACGTGCTGTTCGGCACCCAGCTCGGCGGCGGCACGGACATCAACCGGGCGCTCGCGTACTGCCAGTCCCGCATCACCCGGCCCGCCGAGACCGTCGTCGTGCTCATCAGCGATCTCTACGAGGGCGGGATACGCGACGAGATGCTGGGACGGGTGGCCGCGATGAAGAAGTCCGGGGTGCAGTTCGTGGCCCTGCTGGCGCTCTCCGACGAGGGGGCCCCGGCTTATGACCGTGAGCACGCCGCCGCGCTGGCGGCGCTGGGGGCACCGGCGTTCGCCTGCACCCCGGACCTCTTCCCGGAGGTGATGGCCGCGGCCATCGAGAAGCGCCCGCTGCCCGTCCCGGAGGAGCCGGCCGCGCGGTGA
- a CDS encoding DUF5682 family protein, giving the protein MARPDEPLLLGVRHHGPGSARAVRAVLDACEPPAVLIEGPPEADALAPLVCEEGMRPPVALLAHVAGEPARSAFWPLAEFSPEWVALRWAVERGVPVRFIDLPAAHVLAWEEPGSGGAPENGRPGGGGETADEVRIDPIAVLAGAAGYDDPERWWEDAVEHRASLTGPSLTPPGSSLTRAVAEPAAARSGRGSGDPGPDGRAAESADASPAGGGPAPGGPEAALAPFTALAEAMGVLREVYGDGGHTRDLVREAHMRLRLREARRESGGRVAVVCGAWHVPALAARTTAAADRRLLRGLPKARAEITWVPWTHRRLARHSGYGAGISSPGWYEHLFRAPDRPVERWMTKVARLLRGEDYPVSSAHVIEAVRLAGALAALRGRPLAGLTETTDAVRAVMCEGSDVPLELVARRLVVGDALGEVPRSAPAVPLQRDLDAVRRRLRLKPEAAERRLDLDLRRETDAGRSRLLHRLRILGIDWGEPVRGRGGLGTFRESWRLCWEPELSVRVSEAGVWGTTVLSAATARAESGAVSAVSLPELTALAERCLRAGLSDALPTVMRALADRAALDADVGRLAEALPALARSVRYGDVRSTDASALAEVAAGLADRVFVGLPPACAGLDGDGAAVMRGHVDAVHGAVSLLAGALAEGGGPGRDPGATAPARGEGIRDRWAGVLRSLAGRETAAPGIRGRAVRLLLDDGRLDEGEAARLMGLALSPGTPPAAGAAWIEGFVGGESGGGLLLVHDARLLALVDGWLTGVPDAAFTDVLPLLRRTFAAYEPAVRRTLGELVRRGPAAGRGPGGDRAEAPGAPGFGPGLDEERASAVLPVLRMLLGSAHNDLTEVAP; this is encoded by the coding sequence GTGGCACGGCCCGATGAGCCGCTGCTGCTGGGCGTGCGGCACCACGGGCCCGGTTCGGCACGGGCCGTCCGCGCGGTGCTGGACGCCTGCGAGCCGCCCGCGGTGCTGATCGAGGGGCCGCCCGAGGCGGACGCGCTCGCCCCGCTCGTGTGCGAGGAGGGCATGCGGCCGCCCGTCGCCCTGCTCGCCCATGTCGCGGGGGAGCCGGCGCGCTCGGCCTTCTGGCCGCTGGCCGAGTTCTCCCCGGAGTGGGTGGCGCTCCGCTGGGCGGTGGAGCGCGGGGTCCCGGTCCGCTTCATCGATCTCCCGGCGGCCCATGTGCTGGCCTGGGAGGAGCCCGGAAGTGGCGGGGCACCGGAGAACGGCCGCCCCGGGGGCGGCGGGGAGACGGCGGACGAGGTGCGGATCGATCCGATCGCCGTCCTCGCCGGGGCCGCCGGGTACGACGATCCGGAGCGCTGGTGGGAGGACGCCGTCGAGCACCGGGCCTCCCTCACCGGGCCGTCGCTCACCCCGCCCGGGTCATCACTCACCCGGGCGGTGGCGGAGCCGGCAGCCGCCCGGTCCGGCAGGGGGAGCGGGGACCCGGGCCCGGACGGCCGCGCCGCGGAATCCGCCGACGCCTCCCCGGCAGGAGGCGGTCCGGCCCCGGGCGGTCCGGAGGCCGCTCTCGCGCCGTTCACCGCGCTCGCCGAGGCGATGGGCGTGCTGCGAGAGGTGTACGGCGACGGCGGGCACACGCGTGACCTGGTGCGCGAGGCCCATATGCGGCTCCGGCTGCGGGAGGCGCGGCGGGAGTCCGGGGGGCGGGTGGCCGTGGTCTGCGGGGCCTGGCACGTCCCCGCGCTGGCCGCGCGGACCACCGCGGCCGCGGACCGGCGGCTGCTCCGCGGGCTGCCGAAGGCCAGGGCGGAGATCACCTGGGTGCCCTGGACCCATCGGCGGCTCGCCCGGCACAGCGGCTACGGCGCCGGGATCTCCTCCCCGGGCTGGTACGAGCACCTCTTCCGGGCGCCGGACCGTCCCGTCGAGCGGTGGATGACCAAGGTGGCCCGGCTGCTGCGGGGCGAGGACTACCCGGTGTCCTCCGCCCATGTCATCGAGGCGGTGCGGCTCGCGGGCGCCCTCGCCGCCCTGCGCGGACGGCCGCTCGCCGGGCTCACCGAGACGACCGACGCCGTCCGGGCGGTGATGTGCGAGGGATCCGACGTGCCGCTGGAGCTCGTCGCGCGGCGCCTGGTGGTGGGGGACGCGCTGGGAGAGGTGCCGCGGTCCGCTCCGGCCGTGCCCCTGCAGCGCGATCTCGATGCCGTGCGGCGCCGGCTGCGTCTCAAGCCGGAGGCGGCGGAGCGGCGGCTCGACCTCGACCTGCGCCGGGAGACCGACGCCGGGCGGAGCAGGCTGCTGCACCGGCTGCGGATCCTCGGCATCGACTGGGGCGAGCCGGTGCGCGGGCGCGGCGGCCTGGGGACGTTCCGGGAGTCCTGGCGGCTGTGCTGGGAGCCCGAGCTGTCCGTCCGGGTCTCGGAGGCGGGGGTGTGGGGCACCACCGTGCTGTCCGCGGCCACGGCCCGGGCGGAGTCCGGGGCGGTGTCGGCCGTGTCGCTGCCGGAGCTCACGGCCCTGGCCGAACGGTGCCTGCGGGCCGGGCTGTCCGACGCGCTGCCCACCGTGATGCGGGCGCTCGCCGACCGCGCCGCGCTCGACGCGGACGTCGGCCGGCTGGCGGAGGCCCTGCCGGCCCTGGCGCGGTCCGTCCGCTACGGGGACGTGCGCTCCACGGACGCCTCGGCGCTGGCCGAGGTGGCGGCCGGCCTGGCCGACCGGGTATTCGTCGGCCTGCCCCCGGCCTGCGCGGGGCTGGACGGGGACGGCGCCGCGGTGATGCGCGGTCATGTGGACGCGGTCCACGGAGCGGTGAGCCTGCTCGCCGGTGCCCTGGCGGAGGGCGGTGGGCCCGGCCGGGATCCGGGTGCCACCGCGCCCGCCCGGGGCGAGGGGATACGGGACCGGTGGGCCGGGGTGCTGCGGAGCCTGGCCGGGCGGGAGACCGCGGCGCCGGGCATCCGCGGGCGGGCGGTGCGGCTGCTGCTGGACGACGGGCGGCTGGACGAGGGGGAGGCGGCCCGGCTGATGGGCCTGGCCCTCTCACCCGGCACCCCGCCCGCGGCGGGCGCCGCCTGGATCGAGGGGTTCGTCGGTGGGGAGTCGGGGGGCGGGCTGCTGCTCGTGCACGACGCGCGGCTGCTCGCCCTCGTCGACGGCTGGCTCACCGGTGTGCCGGACGCCGCCTTCACGGACGTCCTGCCGCTGCTGCGGCGCACGTTCGCGGCTTACGAGCCCGCGGTCCGGCGCACCCTGGGCGAACTGGTCCGCCGCGGCCCGGCGGCCGGGCGCGGCCCGGGAGGGGACCGGGCGGAGGCCCCGGGTGCGCCCGGTTTCGGGCCCGGTCTGGACGAGGAGCGGGCCTCGGCGGTCCTCCCGGTCCTGCGGATGCTGCTCGGCAGCGCTCACAACGACCTGACGGAGGTGGCCCCTTGA